DNA sequence from the Calditrichota bacterium genome:
AAACTGTAAGGGTGATGTTGAAGTAATTTCAGTTAAGTCGACAAATTTTACTGTTCGCAGAAATACTTTGAGTGAATGCAACGGTTCCATCGTTTTACGCCATGGTGATAGCTGTTTGGTTGAGAGTAACTTTATTATGAATGGATCGGGTGGTATAAGGTTCTACGGGGACAATCAGAAAATTATTGGTAACTACCTTTATAATAATGATAATTTAAATCTGATTGGATCTTCTTCAAGCGCGAGAGGAGCAATCGCAATTGGTGGTGGTTCGCAGGATGATTTGGCAAATGGAGAAAATACCTACGATCGCCCAGAAAATTGTTTAGTTGCATACAATACATTGGCCTATAACCTGGGTAAAAATATCGACATTGGTGTTTTTGGATCAGATAGTTATCCACCCAAAAATTTAACAATTGCAAATAACCTTGTTGTGAGTGATGTAGAGAAGGCTGTAAATATTCAGAAAGAACCGGATGGATTGGCCTATTTAGGAAATGTGTTATTTGGTGATGGTGGTGCCGGAGATATTGATACCTCTGATTATAAATGGCTTGATCCGGATTTTTCAATTGACTCTTATAGCGTGTTCCATCTTAATTCCACCAGTCCGCTTATAGATAGCTCAGAATTTGTTTCAGGACTTGATGACTATTTATTTGATATTGATGGGCAAATGAGATCCACATATGATGTTGGGGCGGATGAATACTCCGGTGATATTGTTAAATATAGACCTTTAACCTCCTTGGATGTAGGTCCTGTTGGTAATGAAATTCGTTGTTCAACTGCAGTTCAAATTCAGGATGCTATGAAGACTGCACAACCTGGGGATAAAATTGTAATTGACCCGGGAGTTTATGTAGGATCTACCTCTACAAGTGGCAATTCCCAAGCGCATTTTTTTGGTGGCAATAGTGGAACAGCGGAAAACCCAATTTACATATTAGGTGCAAACCTAAGCAATAAACCTGTTTTAAAGGGTGAATCTATTAGCAGTAAATATATACTCTATATAACCGGCGATTATTGGAATGTTCAGGGATTGGTATTGAGAGAAGGTAAAAAAGGAATTATGCTTGATCATTCCAATCATACCGAAATATTTAATACAGAGGTTGATAGTATTGGTGAAGAAGCCATCCATATTAGAGATGGCAGCTCATATAATTTAATTAGCAATTGCACAATAACAGAAACGGGTTTGTATACACCTGATTTTGGTGAGGGTGTTTATTTTGGATCGGATGTTGGTAAATGGGATGACTTTGTAAAAGAGAGTGACTACAATATAGTTGAATATAGCATGATTGGTCCGAATGTTCGAGCGGAGTCTGTAGATATAAAAGAAGGCTCTACCGGAAACGTAGTTAGAAATTGTGTTTTTTATGGAGAAGGAATTACAGGAGCAAATTATTCAGATAGTTTTATCGATGCCAAAGGTAACTATTCAATTATTAGAGATAATATTGCCTATCGAAGTAACAATCCAATTATTACGGATGCTTTTCAGGTTCACCAGCGTGCAATTGGATGGGGGCTTGATAATGCATTTATTGGCAATGAAGTCTATCTGGATGATGCTAATGCCTATATTGTGGATGTAAGTAGCGGATCTGCTTATGTTGGAAATAATACCAGGCACCCTGAAGGGAATATGTATAAAGGCAATTACTCAGAGCATGACAATATCCCGCCTATTGTAAAAATGATCAGTCCGGAATCGGGCTCATCTCATGAATCCGGCGATACAATTGAATTGTCAGCCAACGCACTGGACTTAGATGGTGAGATAGTTAAAGTTGAGTTCTATGCCAATGATGCCAAGCTGGGAGAAGCATTTGCTCAACCTTATACCTATGTGTGGAACAGCGTTTCTGCCGGTGATTACAATGTTTATGCAAAAGCTTTTGATAATGAATTTGTAACCACATCATCCGAAACCATTAT
Encoded proteins:
- a CDS encoding T9SS type A sorting domain-containing protein; this translates as MKTTYTLLFILFFSFVYVQGESISVNSISELQDAIDSANPGDEIILANGTYSTNSDIKINNIHGIEDNLITIRSEDVTDAVITGNESFLIENSSYIHLTGFKIATSVVERDGLEIKASENIRLSNCVFDMQESGMKNYWLYVTDASQNIRIDHNEFEAKYDEGCFIVVYGPSNGISQYVQIDHNHFKGHYFTGSNGGEAIRFGDSNRQNYSSYSVIEDNLFENCKGDVEVISVKSTNFTVRRNTLSECNGSIVLRHGDSCLVESNFIMNGSGGIRFYGDNQKIIGNYLYNNDNLNLIGSSSSARGAIAIGGGSQDDLANGENTYDRPENCLVAYNTLAYNLGKNIDIGVFGSDSYPPKNLTIANNLVVSDVEKAVNIQKEPDGLAYLGNVLFGDGGAGDIDTSDYKWLDPDFSIDSYSVFHLNSTSPLIDSSEFVSGLDDYLFDIDGQMRSTYDVGADEYSGDIVKYRPLTSLDVGPVGNEIRCSTAVQIQDAMKTAQPGDKIVIDPGVYVGSTSTSGNSQAHFFGGNSGTAENPIYILGANLSNKPVLKGESISSKYILYITGDYWNVQGLVLREGKKGIMLDHSNHTEIFNTEVDSIGEEAIHIRDGSSYNLISNCTITETGLYTPDFGEGVYFGSDVGKWDDFVKESDYNIVEYSMIGPNVRAESVDIKEGSTGNVVRNCVFYGEGITGANYSDSFIDAKGNYSIIRDNIAYRSNNPIITDAFQVHQRAIGWGLDNAFIGNEVYLDDANAYIVDVSSGSAYVGNNTRHPEGNMYKGNYSEHDNIPPIVKMISPESGSSHESGDTIELSANALDLDGEIVKVEFYANDAKLGEAFAQPYTYVWNSVSAGDYNVYAKAFDNEFVTTSSETIIVRVDTLAGNVSKFTLNFFNVFTSSYEGNSWGANTIDGDLDTRWAADGDGEWIYYVLPEVIRISFLKIVFYNGNAQKYTFDIETSNDGLEWKSELENVESSGETNGYERFDLEDATGKYIRYTGHMNNVNSLNSLIEFEIWGAEDSTLVSIEDNLNTPKVFALHQNFPNPFNPQTKISFAIPKAADVNISVYNMAGQLIETLYDNWIETGHHTITFNAEKYASGVYFYKIQSGNNVLIRKMVLLK